From a region of the Terriglobia bacterium genome:
- a CDS encoding YncE family protein, protein MTHKLSRTAALVLIAVSCLAADPPQYRLIQRYTLGGDGGWDYVTIDPAARRLYIARATRVMVVDADSGKSVGEIPDTPGVHGVAIVSELGRGFTSNGRDNSATIFDLKTLEAKGKVTTGEGPDAIIYDPASRRVFTFNGRGKSATAIDVADGKVAGTVPLEGRPEFAVADGKGRVYINIEDKSEVAVLDSRKLTVIARWPLAPCEEPTGIALDEAHKRLFAGCRNKHMAVMNTDTGKVVTTVPIGQGVDANAFDPATQLAFASNWDGTLTVVHEDSPDKYTVVTNVATELGARTMALDPNTHQIYLITAKLQNPEKDRRTIVPGSFELLVVGTQGTTPPSK, encoded by the coding sequence ATGACCCACAAGCTATCGCGAACTGCGGCCTTGGTTCTGATCGCAGTGTCGTGTCTGGCGGCGGATCCGCCGCAGTATCGCCTGATCCAGAGATATACCCTGGGCGGCGACGGGGGCTGGGACTACGTCACGATCGATCCCGCTGCCCGGCGCCTGTACATCGCACGCGCCACGCGCGTCATGGTGGTGGATGCCGATTCCGGCAAAAGTGTCGGGGAGATTCCGGACACGCCGGGCGTCCACGGCGTCGCCATCGTCTCCGAGCTTGGCCGAGGCTTCACCAGCAACGGCCGCGACAATAGCGCCACCATCTTTGACCTGAAGACCCTGGAAGCGAAGGGCAAGGTCACGACCGGAGAGGGCCCGGACGCCATTATCTATGATCCCGCTTCACGTCGCGTGTTCACCTTTAACGGGCGCGGAAAAAGCGCGACCGCCATCGACGTGGCTGACGGCAAAGTGGCGGGCACCGTTCCCCTGGAGGGCCGCCCGGAGTTTGCGGTGGCCGACGGCAAGGGGCGCGTGTACATCAACATCGAGGACAAGAGCGAGGTCGCGGTCCTGGATTCCAGGAAACTCACCGTCATTGCCCGCTGGCCGCTTGCGCCCTGCGAGGAACCGACCGGGATCGCCCTTGACGAAGCGCACAAGCGCCTGTTCGCCGGCTGCCGCAACAAACACATGGCCGTGATGAACACCGACACCGGCAAGGTGGTGACGACCGTCCCAATCGGACAGGGCGTGGATGCGAACGCGTTCGATCCAGCGACCCAACTGGCGTTCGCGTCGAACTGGGACGGCACCCTTACCGTCGTGCACGAAGATTCGCCGGACAAGTACACGGTGGTGACGAACGTGGCTACGGAACTAGGCGCGCGCACCATGGCGCTCGATCCCAATACGCACCAGATCTACCTGATCACGGCGAAATTGCAGAATCCGGAGAAGGATCGCCGGACCATCGTGCCCGGCAGCTTCGAACTACTGGTGGTCGGAACCCAAGGGACTACTCCCCCATCGAAGTAA
- a CDS encoding cytochrome c has translation MAPVATSAPAMPFEKRIAKMAQEARIEKEMPKDTPVPANETTYMSGAMVYNDNCAQCHGVPGQKDAPVYAKGMYPRPPQLFRGKGVTDDPPGETYWKVANGIRLTGMPSFTGSLSDNEMWQVSVLLANADKASDASKSMITAPAKPAGH, from the coding sequence ATGGCGCCGGTGGCCACCAGTGCTCCGGCGATGCCCTTTGAGAAGCGCATCGCCAAGATGGCGCAGGAGGCCCGGATCGAAAAGGAAATGCCGAAAGACACCCCCGTGCCGGCAAACGAGACCACTTACATGTCCGGCGCCATGGTTTACAACGACAACTGCGCCCAGTGTCATGGCGTGCCCGGACAGAAGGACGCGCCCGTGTACGCCAAGGGGATGTATCCGAGGCCGCCGCAGCTGTTCCGCGGAAAGGGCGTTACCGACGATCCGCCGGGCGAGACCTACTGGAAAGTCGCGAACGGGATCCGGCTTACCGGAATGCCCTCATTCACAGGCTCGCTCTCGGACAATGAAATGTGGCAGGTCAGCGTTTTGCTGGCCAACGCGGACAAGGCTTCGGACGCCTCCAAGAGCATGATCACCGCTCCTGCGAAACCGGCGGGTCATTAG
- a CDS encoding carboxymuconolactone decarboxylase family protein: MEPAFKYSEEDAAKRSPIARQFIETRRKLNLMVNAADNNLVKRFYNLDHNTYLEGAIPAKYKELMGLVVSAGLRCDDCINYHVIQSFRLGATRKEQEEALNVALVVGGSIVIPHLRRAYALLVELYGEN, from the coding sequence ATGGAACCCGCCTTCAAGTATTCGGAAGAGGACGCGGCCAAGCGCAGCCCCATCGCGCGCCAGTTCATCGAAACGCGGCGCAAACTGAACTTGATGGTCAACGCCGCCGACAACAACCTGGTCAAGCGCTTCTACAACCTCGACCACAACACCTACCTGGAAGGCGCCATCCCGGCGAAGTACAAGGAGCTGATGGGACTGGTGGTCTCAGCCGGACTGCGCTGCGACGACTGCATCAACTATCACGTCATCCAGTCGTTCCGGCTCGGCGCCACGCGCAAGGAGCAGGAGGAAGCGCTGAACGTGGCACTGGTGGTCGGTGGCAGCATCGTGATCCCGCACCTGCGTCGCGCCTACGCGTTGCTCGTCGAGCTGTACGGGGAGAACTGA
- a CDS encoding PilZ domain-containing protein, which translates to MAPDAPDQHWKIARSFARFAIDLPFSMFLSESASIPVTTGRTHDISLGGLGGMLEEGVGMGQRLWLEFLLPNATKPMRLLSKVRHGNERRFGFQFLDITPEQRDAIRQASQGLPVV; encoded by the coding sequence ATGGCCCCTGATGCTCCAGATCAGCATTGGAAGATCGCACGCAGCTTCGCGCGCTTCGCCATTGACCTTCCCTTCTCCATGTTTCTGAGCGAGAGCGCCTCCATCCCGGTCACTACCGGGCGGACGCACGACATCAGCTTGGGTGGCCTGGGCGGCATGCTGGAAGAGGGGGTCGGCATGGGGCAGAGGCTCTGGCTGGAGTTCCTGCTGCCGAATGCCACGAAGCCGATGCGCCTGCTGAGCAAGGTGCGCCACGGCAATGAGCGGCGCTTCGGATTCCAGTTTCTGGACATCACGCCCGAGCAGCGGGACGCGATCCGCCAGGCCAGCCAGGGCCTGCCGGTCGTCTAG
- a CDS encoding PilZ domain-containing protein, protein MATMADNMETIAPHPGERRAARRFRMKLPVTVRSFDGVAVALNGLTLDISETGVFFYVGARPREQAPIEFMVELPAEVTMTDPMRATCKGRVVRVIQDELSDGYGVAATIEGFTSFIRLSGGPPIFSA, encoded by the coding sequence ATGGCGACCATGGCAGACAACATGGAGACGATCGCGCCGCATCCGGGAGAGCGGCGCGCTGCGCGTCGCTTCCGCATGAAGCTGCCCGTAACCGTGCGCTCCTTCGACGGCGTGGCCGTCGCGCTCAACGGCCTGACCCTCGACATCAGTGAGACGGGCGTATTTTTCTATGTCGGCGCGCGGCCGCGGGAGCAAGCTCCCATCGAGTTCATGGTCGAGCTTCCCGCGGAAGTGACCATGACCGACCCCATGCGCGCCACCTGCAAAGGCCGCGTCGTGCGCGTGATCCAGGACGAGCTCTCCGACGGCTATGGTGTGGCTGCCACCATCGAGGGCTTCACGTCTTTCATCCGCCTCTCCGGCGGCCCGCCCATCTTCTCCGCCTAG
- a CDS encoding TMEM106 family protein — protein MAIEDGRYLCCPTCQGKGQIHRSELIEQLSDPERDRKIQALLEEITRQEEEAETAPVAAASRDGDAPGAFEREVHSWPPKRILWRRSPKE, from the coding sequence ATGGCTATCGAGGACGGACGTTACCTTTGCTGTCCCACGTGTCAGGGCAAGGGGCAGATTCACCGATCAGAACTCATCGAGCAATTGAGCGATCCGGAGCGGGACCGCAAGATCCAAGCCCTCCTGGAAGAGATCACAAGACAAGAGGAAGAAGCCGAGACGGCGCCGGTAGCGGCCGCCTCCAGGGATGGGGATGCGCCGGGGGCGTTCGAGCGGGAAGTGCACAGCTGGCCACCCAAACGGATCCTGTGGCGGAGAAGTCCGAAGGAATAA
- a CDS encoding NAD(P)H-dependent oxidoreductase subunit E, producing the protein MATTQIDPQQVERFLEGFDDRRSNLIAILQEIQATYYYLPEQILRRVARKLRIPLTEVYQVATFYRCFSLKPRGKHLLQVCLGTACHVRGAPRVLDRILTELRLPAAGTTQDREFTVLAVRCIGCCGLAPVARVDANTHPHLSQAKVRSMLKKYAPKAEKAGANSAQTTGDHNATAELTQ; encoded by the coding sequence ATGGCAACGACTCAGATCGATCCACAGCAGGTCGAACGTTTCTTGGAAGGGTTCGACGATCGGAGATCCAACCTGATCGCCATCCTGCAGGAGATCCAAGCCACCTATTACTACCTGCCGGAGCAGATTTTGCGGCGCGTGGCGCGCAAGTTGCGCATCCCGCTGACCGAGGTCTACCAGGTCGCGACCTTCTATCGTTGCTTCAGTCTGAAGCCCCGCGGCAAGCACCTGTTGCAGGTGTGCCTGGGGACCGCGTGCCACGTGCGCGGGGCGCCGCGCGTGCTGGATCGCATCCTCACCGAGTTGCGGCTTCCCGCAGCCGGGACGACGCAGGACCGGGAGTTTACGGTGCTGGCGGTACGCTGCATCGGATGCTGCGGGCTGGCGCCGGTGGCGCGCGTGGACGCCAACACACATCCTCATCTCTCCCAGGCCAAGGTCCGCAGCATGTTGAAGAAGTACGCGCCGAAGGCGGAGAAGGCGGGTGCGAATTCCGCTCAGACCACAGGAGATCACAATGCCACGGCTGAACTCACTCAATGA
- the nuoF gene encoding NADH-quinone oxidoreductase subunit NuoF, translating into MPRLNSLNELESYRSRCGAERDPKRPCLTVCAGSGCSAAGAHDVLDGLRKELAKRALEGKIDVKSTGCHGFCERGPLMIVWPEGTFYNQVSLRDVNALVASVSNGRVPVEKLLYVDPASGKRVSTEDEVPFYAKQQRVLFGNNGRIDPKSIEDYLLVGGYSALAKVLGGMQAQQVVDEVTRSGLRGRGGAGFPTGVKWGVCRQNPAPRYLICNGDEGDPGAFMDRSLLEGNPHSVVEGMIIGAFAMGAEEGYVYVRAEYPLAVEHLRHAIQQAEQYGLLGDNILGTGMKFHIVVVQGAGAFVCGEETALIASLEGRVGEPHPRPPYPAQKGLWGRPTVINNVKTWASVPVVINRGAEWYASIGTEKSKGTMVFSLVGKINNTGLVEVPMGITLRKMIYEIGGGIPNGKKLKAIQIGGPSGGCIPADLIDLPIDYEQLTKAGSMMGSGGMVVMDETTCMVDIARYFMEFLEDESCGQCFPCREGTQRMKAILERICRGQGKEEDLPLLEDLGWLMQQASLCALGQTAANPVLTTLRYFRDEYLEHIREKKCKAKVCKELIYYEIDEVLCDGCGACVKVCASNSILGEKKKTHKIDNGKCLRCGACLEVCQPKAVLVSTGAIPCLN; encoded by the coding sequence ATGCCACGGCTGAACTCACTCAATGAATTAGAGTCCTACCGCAGCCGTTGCGGCGCCGAGCGCGATCCCAAGCGGCCCTGCCTGACCGTGTGCGCGGGCAGCGGCTGTAGCGCCGCGGGCGCCCACGACGTGCTCGACGGCCTGCGCAAGGAACTAGCGAAGCGCGCTCTCGAGGGAAAGATCGACGTCAAGAGCACCGGCTGTCACGGCTTCTGCGAACGTGGCCCGCTGATGATCGTCTGGCCGGAGGGCACCTTCTACAACCAAGTGAGCCTGCGCGATGTCAACGCCCTGGTCGCCAGCGTAAGCAATGGAAGGGTTCCGGTCGAGAAACTGCTGTACGTCGATCCGGCTTCGGGCAAGAGGGTCAGCACCGAGGATGAAGTCCCGTTCTACGCCAAGCAGCAGCGCGTGCTCTTCGGCAATAACGGCAGGATCGACCCCAAGAGCATCGAGGACTACCTCCTGGTGGGCGGCTACTCCGCGCTGGCGAAGGTGCTAGGCGGAATGCAGGCCCAGCAGGTGGTGGACGAGGTGACGCGCTCCGGCCTGCGTGGACGCGGCGGCGCGGGCTTCCCCACGGGCGTGAAGTGGGGCGTTTGCCGGCAGAACCCGGCTCCCCGCTACCTCATCTGCAACGGCGACGAGGGCGACCCCGGCGCTTTCATGGATCGCAGTCTCCTGGAAGGCAATCCGCATAGCGTAGTCGAGGGGATGATCATCGGCGCGTTCGCGATGGGAGCCGAAGAAGGCTACGTGTACGTGCGCGCGGAGTATCCGCTGGCCGTCGAGCACCTGCGCCACGCCATCCAGCAAGCGGAGCAGTACGGCCTGCTGGGCGACAACATCCTGGGCACGGGGATGAAATTCCACATCGTCGTAGTGCAGGGGGCGGGCGCATTCGTTTGCGGCGAAGAGACAGCGTTGATCGCCTCCCTGGAAGGACGCGTGGGCGAGCCGCATCCGCGTCCGCCGTACCCGGCGCAGAAGGGCCTGTGGGGCCGGCCGACGGTGATCAACAACGTGAAGACCTGGGCCAGCGTGCCCGTGGTCATCAACCGCGGCGCCGAATGGTACGCCAGCATCGGCACGGAGAAGAGCAAGGGCACGATGGTCTTCTCCCTGGTGGGAAAGATCAACAACACCGGCTTGGTCGAAGTGCCCATGGGGATCACGCTGCGCAAGATGATCTACGAGATCGGCGGCGGCATCCCCAATGGCAAGAAGCTGAAGGCCATCCAGATCGGCGGGCCCTCGGGCGGATGCATCCCGGCGGATCTGATCGACCTGCCCATCGACTACGAGCAGCTCACCAAGGCGGGCTCGATGATGGGCTCCGGCGGCATGGTGGTGATGGACGAGACCACCTGCATGGTGGACATCGCCCGTTACTTCATGGAGTTCCTCGAGGACGAGTCCTGCGGCCAGTGTTTCCCCTGCCGCGAAGGGACGCAGCGCATGAAGGCGATCCTGGAGCGCATCTGCCGCGGCCAGGGCAAGGAAGAAGACCTGCCTCTGCTCGAAGACCTGGGCTGGCTGATGCAGCAGGCTTCGCTCTGCGCCCTGGGCCAGACCGCCGCCAACCCGGTGCTAACCACGCTGCGCTACTTCCGCGACGAGTACCTGGAACACATCCGCGAAAAGAAGTGCAAAGCAAAGGTGTGCAAGGAACTCATCTACTACGAGATCGACGAGGTTCTGTGCGACGGTTGCGGCGCTTGCGTCAAGGTATGCGCCAGCAACTCCATCCTCGGCGAGAAGAAGAAAACCCACAAGATCGACAACGGCAAGTGTCTGCGCTGCGGCGCCTGCCTGGAAGTCTGCCAACCCAAGGCAGTGCTGGTATCCACAGGAGCAATCCCGTGCCTAAACTGA
- a CDS encoding (2Fe-2S)-binding protein: MPKLTLNGIPLEVERGTTVLEAARFLGLPIPTLCHDDGLAPAGACRLCLVEASRGGNGVSKLLSACTLPADDGLVVWTHSERVERARRLLLEMYVATCPSSKRIQDLCAQYGVRECRHQRKDERCIQCGLCVRMCEQQMMAGAIGFSGRGKDRMVHRPFDMTSDRCRQCGACLYICPVCESRCAGPQAESTLCSGCLNFAPVCFQSYEDAMCFLDPCHACELAGPLRHDVQVKRNPEKILTLTGETK; the protein is encoded by the coding sequence GTGCCTAAACTGACGCTCAACGGCATTCCGCTCGAGGTCGAACGCGGCACGACCGTGCTGGAAGCGGCGCGCTTCCTGGGTCTGCCCATCCCCACCCTGTGTCACGACGACGGCCTGGCTCCCGCCGGCGCGTGCCGGCTGTGCCTGGTCGAGGCTAGCCGCGGCGGCAACGGGGTCTCCAAGCTGCTCAGCGCGTGCACGCTTCCCGCCGACGACGGCCTGGTGGTCTGGACCCACTCGGAACGCGTGGAGCGGGCGCGGCGGCTCCTGCTGGAGATGTACGTGGCCACCTGCCCATCGTCGAAGCGCATCCAGGACCTGTGCGCGCAGTACGGGGTGCGGGAATGCCGCCACCAGCGCAAAGACGAGCGCTGCATCCAGTGCGGCCTGTGCGTCCGCATGTGCGAGCAGCAGATGATGGCCGGCGCCATCGGCTTCTCGGGGCGCGGCAAGGACCGCATGGTGCACCGGCCCTTCGACATGACCAGCGACCGCTGCCGCCAGTGCGGCGCCTGCCTGTACATCTGCCCGGTGTGCGAATCGCGCTGCGCCGGGCCGCAGGCCGAGAGCACGCTGTGCAGCGGCTGCCTGAATTTCGCGCCCGTCTGTTTCCAGAGTTACGAGGACGCGATGTGCTTCCTCGATCCGTGCCACGCCTGCGAGCTGGCTGGCCCCCTGCGCCATGACGTCCAGGTGAAACGCAATCCGGAAAAGATTCTGACTTTAACAGGAGAAACCAAATGA
- a CDS encoding FMN-binding glutamate synthase family protein, which translates to MSYTRLNSSAATLTKNRTEDAVVPISGMCATCVDGCIGMCEIGKSAYRGAEMIYPQPFGIITTAATKDYPVDLSHFTILGRAAGAWGIEPDSNKALFPNVNLEVRLGHDGGIHQKLPFTIAAMGSTNVAKNNWPGLAAGAAISGTGIAIGENVVGMDMESAFAAGKVTSSVDLDWRVKCFRDWQSDGYGEVYVQANVEDTMLGVQEYALKKLGVRSVELKWGQGAKDIGGEVKIKDLAKAQELQRRGYVVLPDPSNPRVIESFKRGGFHEFERHSRVGMVTLDGFLKRVEELRKAGAKYITLKTGAYRPVDLARAVKYASVAHLDLLTVDAAGGGTGMSPWRMMNEWGIPGIELHSLLRDYLMRLKKKGEHIPAIALAGGFTFEDQIFKGFAMGAPFVKLIGWARSPLAAAMVAKTIGNAIEAQNLPIYIERFGTTKDEIFVTSSELREKLGDRFNQLPAGALGVYTYYQRVAQGLRQLMAGARKFGLEYITRDDIAALTPEASRLSGIPMVSDIDSDEVNEILEAGEVKRTRSTAAD; encoded by the coding sequence ATGAGCTACACGCGCCTGAATTCATCCGCGGCCACCTTGACGAAGAACCGCACGGAAGACGCGGTCGTTCCCATCAGCGGCATGTGCGCCACCTGCGTCGATGGCTGCATCGGCATGTGCGAGATCGGCAAGTCGGCCTATCGCGGCGCGGAAATGATCTATCCCCAGCCCTTCGGGATCATCACCACCGCCGCCACGAAGGATTACCCGGTCGATCTCTCGCACTTCACCATCCTCGGCCGGGCTGCCGGCGCATGGGGCATCGAGCCGGACTCCAACAAGGCCCTCTTCCCCAACGTGAATCTCGAGGTAAGGTTAGGGCATGACGGCGGGATCCACCAGAAGCTGCCGTTCACCATCGCCGCCATGGGCTCGACCAACGTGGCCAAGAACAACTGGCCGGGCCTGGCGGCCGGCGCTGCCATCAGCGGCACCGGCATCGCCATCGGCGAGAACGTCGTGGGCATGGACATGGAGTCCGCGTTCGCCGCTGGCAAGGTCACCTCGAGCGTCGACCTGGACTGGCGCGTGAAGTGTTTCCGTGACTGGCAGAGCGACGGCTACGGCGAGGTGTACGTCCAGGCCAACGTCGAGGACACCATGCTTGGCGTGCAGGAATACGCCCTCAAGAAGCTGGGCGTACGCTCGGTCGAGCTGAAGTGGGGCCAGGGCGCGAAAGACATCGGCGGCGAAGTGAAGATCAAAGACCTGGCCAAGGCGCAGGAACTCCAGCGCCGCGGCTACGTCGTGTTGCCCGACCCGTCAAACCCGCGCGTCATCGAGTCCTTCAAGAGGGGCGGCTTCCACGAATTCGAGCGCCACTCGCGCGTGGGCATGGTCACGCTCGACGGCTTCCTGAAGCGCGTCGAGGAGCTGCGCAAGGCAGGCGCCAAGTACATCACGCTCAAGACCGGCGCCTACCGGCCGGTGGACCTGGCGCGCGCGGTCAAGTACGCCTCGGTCGCCCATCTCGACCTGCTGACGGTGGACGCGGCCGGCGGCGGCACCGGCATGAGCCCCTGGCGCATGATGAACGAGTGGGGCATTCCCGGCATCGAGCTGCACTCGCTGCTGCGCGATTACCTGATGCGCCTGAAGAAGAAGGGCGAGCACATCCCGGCGATCGCTCTGGCCGGCGGCTTCACCTTTGAAGACCAGATCTTCAAGGGATTCGCAATGGGCGCTCCATTCGTGAAGCTCATCGGGTGGGCACGCTCCCCGTTGGCCGCGGCCATGGTCGCCAAGACCATCGGCAACGCCATCGAGGCGCAGAACTTGCCCATCTACATCGAGCGCTTCGGCACCACCAAGGACGAGATCTTCGTCACCTCCAGCGAGCTGCGGGAGAAGCTGGGCGACCGCTTCAACCAGCTCCCGGCAGGTGCGCTCGGCGTATACACCTACTACCAGCGCGTCGCCCAGGGGCTGCGCCAGTTGATGGCCGGGGCCCGCAAATTCGGGCTGGAGTACATCACCCGCGACGACATCGCTGCTCTCACCCCGGAGGCCAGCCGCTTGAGCGGGATCCCCATGGTGAGCGACATCGATTCCGACGAGGTCAATGAGATTCTCGAGGCCGGCGAAGTGAAGAGGACGAGGTCCACCGCTGCGGACTAA
- a CDS encoding 4-hydroxybutyrate CoA-transferase: MSWMDAYRSKLATANEALKCVESHMRVYIQPGCAEPETLVGALMNRAPFVRDVEIIHLMTMGRADYIAPEMAGIFRHNAMFIGGNVRDAVNDGRADYTPIFLSEIEALFESGEMPIDVALVQVSPPDAHGFCSFGVGVDTSLTAAKKARYVVAQVNGHMPRTYGDSFIHVSDIDVIVEDTRPLCELKKVEISDLHTRIARNAATLIEDGCTLQLGIGGIPDAVLTFLGDRKDLGVHTEMLAENAIPLIDSGVINGRRKTMHPRKIILGFALGTKNLFDYVHENPIFEFHPSSYTNNPVLIAQNDRMVAINSALQIDITGQICADSMGTQFYSGIGGQVDFIRGATRSKGGKPIIALPATAKNDTISRIVPMLSPGAGVVTSRGAAHYIVTEFGVAYLHGRNIRQRAEALIQIAHPNFRNELYEYCEHTKWLARPTEFAATDSR; this comes from the coding sequence ATGTCCTGGATGGACGCGTATCGCAGCAAGTTAGCGACGGCGAACGAGGCGCTGAAGTGCGTCGAGTCGCACATGAGGGTATACATCCAACCCGGCTGCGCGGAGCCGGAGACGCTAGTAGGCGCCCTGATGAACCGGGCGCCTTTCGTTCGAGATGTGGAGATCATCCACCTGATGACCATGGGCCGGGCGGATTACATCGCGCCCGAGATGGCCGGCATCTTCCGGCACAACGCCATGTTCATCGGCGGCAACGTGCGCGACGCCGTCAATGACGGACGCGCCGACTACACGCCCATCTTCCTGAGCGAGATCGAAGCCCTGTTCGAGAGCGGCGAGATGCCGATCGACGTGGCGCTCGTCCAGGTATCGCCGCCGGACGCGCATGGCTTCTGCTCCTTCGGGGTCGGCGTGGACACCTCGCTCACCGCCGCCAAGAAAGCACGCTACGTCGTGGCCCAGGTGAATGGCCACATGCCGCGCACCTACGGCGACAGCTTCATCCATGTCTCCGATATCGACGTGATCGTCGAGGACACGCGGCCGCTCTGCGAACTGAAGAAGGTCGAGATCAGCGACCTGCATACCCGCATCGCGCGCAACGCGGCCACCCTGATCGAGGACGGCTGCACCTTGCAGTTGGGCATCGGGGGCATACCCGACGCGGTGCTGACTTTTCTGGGAGACCGCAAGGACCTGGGCGTGCACACCGAGATGCTGGCCGAGAATGCGATCCCGCTGATCGATTCCGGCGTGATCAATGGCCGGCGCAAGACGATGCACCCGCGCAAGATCATCCTGGGCTTTGCCCTGGGCACAAAGAACCTTTTCGACTACGTGCACGAGAACCCGATCTTTGAATTCCATCCCAGCTCCTACACCAACAACCCGGTGCTGATCGCCCAGAACGACCGCATGGTGGCCATCAATTCGGCACTGCAGATCGACATCACCGGCCAGATCTGCGCCGACTCCATGGGCACCCAGTTCTACAGCGGTATCGGCGGGCAGGTGGACTTTATCCGTGGGGCGACGCGCTCCAAGGGCGGCAAGCCCATCATCGCCCTGCCGGCGACCGCCAAGAACGACACCATCTCGCGCATCGTCCCCATGCTGTCGCCGGGCGCCGGCGTGGTGACCTCGCGCGGCGCGGCCCACTACATCGTCACTGAATTCGGTGTGGCCTACCTGCACGGACGCAACATCCGCCAGCGGGCCGAAGCGCTCATCCAGATCGCCCATCCCAACTTCCGGAACGAGCTGTACGAATACTGCGAGCACACCAAGTGGCTCGCCCGGCCCACTGAATTTGCAGCTACCGATTCGAGGTGA
- a CDS encoding 4Fe-4S dicluster domain-containing protein, whose protein sequence is MAAVSRGSIKIDTQECKGCGLCVESCPPHCLELESGLNQYGVHPAHYAGEGCTGCGICFYCCPEPGAITVLRLVAPAPEVAHAATV, encoded by the coding sequence ATGGCGGCGGTTTCGCGTGGATCGATCAAGATAGACACACAGGAATGCAAAGGCTGCGGATTATGCGTCGAGTCGTGCCCGCCGCACTGCCTGGAGCTCGAATCTGGGCTCAACCAGTACGGCGTGCACCCGGCGCATTACGCCGGGGAAGGCTGCACCGGGTGCGGCATCTGCTTCTACTGCTGCCCCGAGCCGGGCGCGATTACGGTGCTGCGCCTGGTGGCTCCGGCGCCGGAGGTGGCCCATGCGGCAACTGTCTAA